A DNA window from bacterium HR17 contains the following coding sequences:
- the kdpD_1 gene encoding Sensor protein KdpD: MVVAATLLSLPTRGWLEPTNLVMIYLVGVVIAAVYLGRGPALLTSVLSALAFDFLFVPPILSLAISDVEYLVTLGGLLLVGSVISELAERLRAQTRMAQRQHAEIASLYALSRDLAVAGGNLKAICEAVIRHAEEAFDGDAALLLPNPESGRLEVYAKSLAMDLSDNERAVAEWVYRRGQEAGRGTDTLSAAAAYYLPLKTAQRTVGVLGIKPRDPQGLLMPEDRQLLEAFADLAAITIEHACMAKQSHKAQNP, translated from the coding sequence TTGGTTGTAGCGGCTACCTTGTTAAGCCTCCCCACCCGTGGCTGGCTTGAGCCAACCAACTTAGTTATGATCTACCTCGTGGGCGTAGTCATCGCCGCAGTATATCTAGGGCGCGGACCGGCTTTGTTGACCTCCGTGCTGAGCGCGCTAGCGTTTGATTTCCTCTTTGTGCCCCCTATTTTGAGCCTAGCCATTTCTGATGTGGAATATCTGGTCACCCTCGGTGGATTACTCCTCGTTGGGTCAGTCATCAGCGAACTAGCAGAGCGGCTGCGTGCACAGACGCGAATGGCACAACGCCAACACGCTGAGATAGCCAGCCTGTATGCTCTGAGTAGAGACCTCGCCGTAGCGGGCGGTAACTTGAAAGCAATTTGTGAGGCCGTGATACGCCATGCGGAAGAGGCATTTGACGGGGACGCTGCCCTCCTTCTGCCGAACCCAGAATCTGGGCGATTGGAGGTATATGCCAAAAGCCTTGCGATGGATCTTTCTGACAACGAACGAGCCGTGGCGGAATGGGTGTACCGACGCGGGCAAGAAGCAGGACGCGGCACCGATACCCTTTCCGCAGCAGCAGCCTACTACCTCCCTTTGAAAACCGCACAGAGAACCGTTGGTGTGTTAGGGATCAAGCCTCGTGACCCCCAGGGGTTACTGATGCCAGAAGACCGACAATTACTGGAAGCCTTTGCCGACTTGGCTGCCATCACGATTGAACATGCCTGTATGGCTAAGCAATCTCACAAAGCGCAAAACCCTTAA